One window from the genome of Myxococcales bacterium encodes:
- a CDS encoding SRPBCC family protein, translating to MKNPTTVERKSDRELVATRTFDAPRRIVFDAWTKAELFKRWWVPKSCPIVLLACDMDARVGGKYRLVFGHGDSPPMEVFGRYLEVTPPARLSWTNEEAGDGGAVTTITFEENDGRTLLVMHDLYPSKEALDEAIASGSTSGTGETFEQLHEVLGMFTERGTSTHRF from the coding sequence ATGAAGAACCCCACGACGGTGGAACGAAAGTCCGATCGTGAGCTCGTCGCCACGCGGACCTTCGACGCGCCGCGGCGAATCGTGTTCGACGCCTGGACCAAGGCCGAGCTCTTCAAGCGATGGTGGGTGCCCAAGTCGTGCCCCATCGTTCTCCTCGCTTGCGACATGGACGCGCGCGTGGGCGGCAAGTACCGCTTGGTGTTCGGCCACGGCGACTCACCGCCGATGGAAGTTTTTGGTCGGTACCTCGAGGTGACGCCGCCCGCACGCCTCTCGTGGACGAACGAGGAAGCCGGCGACGGCGGCGCCGTCACCACGATCACCTTCGAGGAGAACGACGGCAGGACGCTGCTCGTCATGCACGATCTCTATCCCTCGAAGGAAGCGCTCGACGAAGCCATCGCCTCCGGCAGCACGAGCGGCACCGGCGAGACGTTCGAGCAGCTGCACGAGGTCCTCGGCATGTTCACCGAACGCGGTACCTCGACCCATCGATTCTGA
- a CDS encoding helix-turn-helix transcriptional regulator produces MVQYSSPRLDASFAALSDATRRGVLEQLGRGDASITALADRFHMTLTGMKKHVGVLEQAGLVTTEKVGRIRTCKLGARHLADEMAWMERYRQLWAARFDDLDNVLEELQEREDQWTHRTRVSR; encoded by the coding sequence ATGGTTCAGTATTCGAGTCCCCGCCTCGATGCCTCGTTCGCCGCCCTCTCGGACGCGACGCGACGCGGCGTTCTGGAGCAGCTCGGCCGTGGCGATGCGTCGATCACGGCCCTCGCCGACAGGTTCCACATGACCCTCACGGGCATGAAGAAGCACGTCGGCGTCTTGGAGCAGGCCGGCCTCGTCACCACCGAGAAGGTCGGACGCATCCGGACATGCAAGCTCGGCGCGCGCCACCTGGCGGACGAGATGGCGTGGATGGAGAGATACCGTCAGCTGTGGGCCGCACGATTCGACGACTTGGACAACGTTCTCGAGGAACTGCAGGAGAGAGAAGATCAATGGACGCACAGAACGAGAGTGAGCCGATGA